One Mycoavidus sp. HKI genomic region harbors:
- a CDS encoding DNA translocase FtsK, with amino-acid sequence MAKSPFSYSAQALPRRISHLVVEIRWLLQLAGVFFLFMVLLSYSPLDPSWTHAVQANGIANWGGRVGAWTADILLLLFGFSAYWWAVWLGRRVVLGYWRIAPADGQADDLSKSPPARAERRPADIQQEHGLLQEGSWLIELFSFALILIASVGLEAMRLWSLSTSLPRAPGGVLGDAVAAQVLHALGFTGGTLALLLLLAIGVSLFFRFSWLNVAERTGDGIVAALMFIQMHYEARRDRKVGEAAAIRREGKLEQDRVRVEEHEPVRIVPAASAVVKSERIEKEKQQTLFHDLPDSILPPLALLDAPLATQETVSADTLEFTSRLIEKKLKDFGVEVSVIAAYPGPVITRYEVEPAIGVKGSQVVNLAKDLARSLSLVSIRVVETIPGKNCMGLELPNLRRQTVRLSEILGSEAYAAAASMLTIALGKDISGKPIVADLAKMPHLLVAGTTGSGKSVGINAMILSLLYKATAEQVRMILIDPKMLEMSVYDGVPHLLCPVVIDMRQAGHALNWTVAEMERRYKLMSKLGVRNLSGYNHKLDEAHKREETIPNPFSLTPDMPEPLERLPHIVVVIDELADLMMVVGKKVEELIARIAQKARAAGIHLILATQRPSVDVITGLIKANVPTRIAFQVSSKIDSRTILDQQGAESLLGMGDMLYLPPGSGLPVRVHGAFVSDEEVHRVVEKLKQQGEPNYIEGILEGGSNSEIDEGLGNTNGSGQNAEADPLYDQAVEIVTKHRRASISLVQRHLRIGYNRAARLLEQMEQAGLISAMAANGNREILVPNRDPN; translated from the coding sequence ATGGCGAAATCTCCTTTCTCTTATAGCGCACAAGCGTTGCCGCGCAGGATCTCACACCTTGTTGTTGAAATTCGTTGGCTGCTGCAGCTTGCAGGTGTATTCTTTTTATTCATGGTGCTGCTTAGCTATAGCCCGCTTGATCCGAGCTGGACGCATGCGGTGCAAGCTAACGGTATTGCAAACTGGGGGGGGCGCGTAGGCGCATGGACGGCTGATATTTTGCTCTTGCTCTTCGGTTTCTCAGCCTATTGGTGGGCCGTATGGCTCGGGCGCCGCGTGGTATTGGGTTACTGGCGCATAGCGCCGGCCGATGGGCAAGCTGATGATCTAAGTAAGAGCCCGCCAGCCCGTGCTGAACGCCGTCCGGCAGACATACAGCAAGAACATGGGCTGCTGCAAGAGGGCAGTTGGCTGATTGAATTATTTTCTTTTGCTTTGATATTGATTGCCAGTGTTGGTCTTGAGGCAATGCGGCTGTGGTCCTTATCAACTAGCTTGCCGCGTGCACCAGGTGGCGTCCTGGGGGATGCTGTGGCAGCGCAAGTATTGCACGCTTTAGGCTTCACGGGCGGCACGCTGGCCCTTTTGTTACTGCTGGCGATTGGGGTCTCCCTTTTCTTTCGTTTTTCTTGGTTAAATGTTGCTGAGCGCACTGGCGATGGGATCGTCGCCGCGCTGATGTTCATTCAAATGCACTATGAAGCACGACGTGATCGCAAAGTCGGCGAGGCTGCTGCGATACGCCGTGAAGGCAAGCTCGAACAGGACCGTGTGCGGGTTGAAGAACACGAGCCTGTGCGTATTGTGCCGGCAGCGAGCGCTGTAGTTAAATCTGAGCGGATTGAAAAAGAAAAACAGCAAACGCTTTTTCATGACTTGCCTGATAGTATTTTGCCACCGCTTGCGTTGCTTGATGCACCTTTGGCTACACAAGAAACTGTGTCGGCTGACACGCTTGAATTTACTTCACGTTTGATCGAAAAAAAATTAAAGGATTTTGGAGTTGAAGTCAGCGTGATTGCGGCTTATCCAGGACCCGTTATTACCCGCTATGAAGTTGAGCCAGCTATCGGCGTGAAGGGTAGTCAGGTGGTTAACCTGGCGAAGGATTTAGCGCGTTCGCTCTCGTTAGTGTCAATTCGCGTGGTCGAGACCATTCCAGGCAAAAACTGTATGGGCCTTGAACTACCCAATTTGCGCCGGCAAACAGTCCGCTTGTCTGAAATTTTAGGTTCCGAAGCTTATGCAGCCGCAGCTTCGATGCTGACCATTGCACTAGGTAAAGATATCAGCGGCAAGCCGATCGTCGCTGATTTAGCCAAAATGCCGCATCTGCTGGTGGCAGGTACGACTGGATCGGGTAAATCGGTCGGCATTAACGCCATGATTTTATCGTTGCTTTATAAGGCAACAGCTGAGCAAGTTAGGATGATTTTGATCGATCCAAAGATGCTTGAGATGAGCGTTTACGATGGCGTGCCGCATCTGTTGTGTCCGGTGGTGATCGATATGCGGCAAGCAGGCCATGCTTTAAACTGGACGGTTGCTGAAATGGAGCGCCGTTATAAATTAATGAGTAAGCTTGGGGTGCGTAATCTCAGTGGTTATAACCATAAGCTTGATGAGGCGCACAAGCGCGAAGAAACCATCCCGAATCCATTTAGCCTAACGCCAGATATGCCCGAACCGCTTGAGCGGCTGCCACATATTGTCGTGGTGATTGATGAGTTGGCCGATCTCATGATGGTAGTGGGTAAAAAAGTGGAAGAATTGATTGCACGGATTGCACAAAAAGCGAGAGCGGCAGGGATTCACCTAATTCTTGCGACGCAACGGCCATCGGTTGATGTCATCACCGGATTGATTAAAGCCAATGTGCCAACCCGCATTGCCTTTCAAGTTTCATCGAAAATCGACTCGCGCACAATCTTGGATCAGCAAGGCGCTGAATCGCTATTGGGCATGGGCGATATGCTTTATCTGCCGCCTGGCTCAGGTTTGCCGGTTCGTGTACATGGCGCTTTTGTTTCTGATGAAGAAGTGCATCGGGTGGTCGAAAAACTGAAACAGCAGGGCGAACCGAACTATATTGAAGGTATTCTAGAAGGAGGTAGCAATAGTGAGATTGATGAAGGACTGGGCAATACCAATGGCAGTGGGCAAAACGCTGAAGCCGATCCACTCTATGATCAAGCCGTTGAAATTGTCACCAAACACCGACGTGCCTCTATTTCGCTGGTACAGCGCCATTTGCGAATTGGCTATAATCGTGCAGCCCGGTTGCTTGAACAAATGGAGCAAGCAGGGTTAATATCGGCAATGGCAGCAAATGGTAACCGTGAAATTCTGGTGCCCAATCGTGACCCGAACTAG
- the trxB gene encoding thioredoxin-disulfide reductase encodes MSSTKHAKVLILGSGPAGYTAAVYAARANLSPMLITGLAQGGQLTTTTEVENWPADAQGVQGPELMERFLEHAQRFNTEIVFDYIHTAKLDERPLRLIGETNEYTCDALIIATGASAQYLGLPSEEAFMGKGVSACATCDGFFYKQQDVAVIGGGNTAVEEALYLAQIAKKVTVIHRRSAFRAEPILIDRLLAKEKAGIVEIKWDHVLDEVQGDATGVTGIRVKHTQTNQSTDIPLQGVFVAIGHKPNTDIFAEQLEMKNGYILTHAGLVGNATATSVAGVFAAGDVQDSIYRQAITSAGTGCMAALDAQRYLESLTDK; translated from the coding sequence ATGTCATCCACAAAACATGCAAAAGTTCTCATCCTAGGCTCCGGTCCAGCCGGTTATACGGCTGCCGTCTATGCGGCACGCGCTAACTTGTCGCCAATGCTCATTACTGGCCTGGCACAAGGCGGCCAATTAACGACCACCACAGAGGTCGAAAACTGGCCCGCCGATGCCCAGGGCGTACAAGGTCCAGAATTAATGGAGCGCTTTCTTGAGCACGCTCAGCGCTTTAATACCGAAATTGTGTTTGATTATATTCATACGGCAAAGCTTGATGAACGGCCTCTACGTCTGATTGGCGAGACCAACGAGTACACCTGCGATGCATTGATTATTGCAACCGGCGCTTCCGCCCAATATCTTGGCTTGCCGTCTGAAGAAGCCTTTATGGGCAAAGGCGTCTCCGCCTGCGCCACCTGTGATGGCTTTTTCTACAAGCAACAAGACGTTGCGGTCATTGGGGGTGGCAACACCGCTGTCGAAGAAGCGTTGTATCTTGCCCAAATCGCAAAAAAAGTCACCGTGATTCACCGCCGCAGCGCGTTCCGCGCTGAGCCTATTCTCATTGACCGGCTGCTGGCCAAAGAAAAGGCCGGCATAGTCGAAATCAAATGGGATCATGTGCTGGATGAGGTGCAAGGCGATGCTACCGGCGTAACAGGCATTCGTGTCAAGCACACCCAAACCAATCAAAGCACGGATATCCCCTTGCAAGGCGTGTTTGTTGCCATTGGCCATAAACCTAATACCGATATTTTCGCTGAACAACTCGAGATGAAAAACGGTTATATCCTGACACACGCTGGACTCGTAGGCAATGCAACAGCCACCAGCGTGGCGGGAGTTTTCGCTGCAGGCGATGTACAAGATTCGATCTACCGACAAGCGATTACCAGTGCCGGCACTGGCTGCATGGCTGCGCTTGATGCACAGCGGTATCTTGAAAGTCTCACGGATAAATAA
- a CDS encoding replication-associated recombination protein A gives MLFADDSSPAAPLAERLRPKVIDEVIGQKHLLGPGKPLRVAFELGQPHSMILWGPPGVGKTTLARLMADAFKAEFIALSAVLAGVKEIREAVEMARMYQAHGRQTLVFVDEVHRFNKSQQDAFLPHVEAGLFIFIGATTENPSFELNSALLSRAAVYVLTSLNASELEDLLKRASAALGGISLTAQACAILIETADGDARKLLNNLEIAARAAVLKQTNEIDEALLGSALAENLRRFDKGGEAFYDQISALHKAVRGSHPDAALYWLCRMLDGGTDPHYLARRIIRMAWEDIGLADPRAVGIALDAAQTYERLGSPEGELALAQAILYLAAAPKSNAGYCAYNAARKFVSKDSSRAVPVHLRNAPTKLMKELGYGHEYRYAHDEPDAYAAGEQYLPDGITNPNWYQPTPRGLEAKIAEKLKRLDELDVAWRAEHGVNPKT, from the coding sequence ATGTTGTTTGCCGATGATTCTTCTCCAGCCGCACCGCTGGCTGAGCGGTTGCGGCCCAAAGTGATCGATGAGGTGATTGGCCAAAAGCATTTGCTTGGGCCAGGCAAGCCATTGCGGGTCGCCTTTGAGTTGGGCCAGCCGCATTCGATGATCTTATGGGGGCCGCCCGGTGTGGGCAAAACCACGCTTGCACGACTTATGGCAGATGCTTTTAAAGCCGAGTTTATTGCTCTTTCTGCCGTCTTAGCAGGGGTCAAAGAGATTCGAGAAGCGGTTGAAATGGCGCGTATGTATCAGGCGCATGGTCGTCAAACGCTGGTTTTTGTCGATGAAGTGCATCGCTTCAATAAAAGCCAGCAAGACGCATTTCTGCCACACGTTGAAGCGGGCCTTTTTATTTTTATCGGCGCTACCACTGAAAACCCGTCATTTGAGTTAAACAGCGCACTACTCTCGCGCGCAGCCGTTTATGTGCTCACCAGCCTTAACGCGAGTGAGTTAGAGGATTTGCTAAAGCGTGCAAGCGCTGCGCTTGGTGGTATTTCATTGACTGCACAGGCATGCGCAATACTAATTGAAACAGCCGATGGCGACGCTCGCAAGCTGCTGAATAATCTGGAAATCGCCGCCCGCGCAGCAGTCCTTAAGCAGACAAATGAAATTGACGAAGCACTACTGGGCAGCGCACTGGCAGAAAATCTGCGTCGCTTCGATAAAGGCGGTGAGGCTTTTTATGACCAAATTAGCGCACTCCATAAAGCGGTGCGCGGCAGCCATCCAGACGCAGCACTATATTGGCTTTGCCGTATGCTAGATGGTGGTACAGATCCGCATTATTTGGCACGGCGAATCATTCGTATGGCTTGGGAGGATATCGGCCTGGCCGATCCGCGCGCCGTGGGCATCGCGCTGGATGCGGCGCAGACCTATGAGCGGCTTGGTTCGCCAGAGGGTGAGCTCGCTCTGGCACAAGCCATACTCTACCTTGCCGCAGCCCCAAAATCGAATGCTGGCTATTGCGCCTACAATGCAGCGCGCAAATTTGTGAGCAAAGACTCATCCCGTGCAGTCCCGGTTCATCTGCGCAATGCTCCAACCAAGCTGATGAAAGAACTCGGCTACGGGCATGAATATCGCTATGCGCATGATGAGCCGGATGCTTACGCGGCCGGAGAGCAATATTTGCCGGATGGCATCACCAACCCTAATTGGTATCAACCAACGCCTCGTGGCCTTGAAGCCAAGATTGCTGAAAAACTTAAGCGGCTAGATGAGCTTGATGTAGCTTGGCGCGCTGAACATGGCGTTAACCCAAAAACATAA
- a CDS encoding DUF4351 domain-containing protein — MRYITSVERIGREQGLEEGIQQGLQQGQSTLLKTLLESKFGTLTEPYQQRLNTANVNTLCQWGKRIFSAQTLDEVF, encoded by the coding sequence GTGCGATATATAACGAGTGTAGAGCGTATTGGCAGAGAGCAAGGTCTTGAAGAAGGTATACAACAAGGTCTACAGCAAGGCCAATCTACTTTATTGAAAACTCTGCTAGAAAGTAAGTTTGGTACTTTAACCGAACCCTATCAACAGCGCCTCAATACAGCGAATGTGAATACTTTATGCCAATGGGGCAAACGTATTTTCTCTGCGCAAACGCTTGACGAAGTTTTTTGA
- a CDS encoding NAD+ synthase yields the protein MKMRIALAQINVTVGDFVGNLAAIVAAARDAYQLGARLVVMPELVLSGYPPEDLLLRPSFYAASATALTQLASELSVFKGLHVVVGHPHRIDAHANRPLKSNVPPSDTFNAASVLLDGRVLGTYLKQELPNTEVFDERRYFATDPKPYVFELDGVRCAILICEDIWYPAAAQEAKAAGAQLLLVPNGSPYHLGKDNLRIDIVRARIRESGLPIVYVNNIGAQDELVFDGGSFVCNAQGECVARMPQFEAGIALVEFDGATPQLSKIAPESSLEAQVYAALVVGVRDYVEKNSFPGVLIGLSGGVDSALVLAIACDALGPERVRAVMMPSCYTADISIADARQMASRLNIHYDEIEITSVFDTFRLSLAKVFDGLAEDTTEENIQARIRGTLLMALSNKSGSIVLTTGNKSEMAVGYCTLYGDMAGGFAVIKDIAKTLVYRLCRYRNTSDAFVLKHIIPERILTRAPSAELRANQTDQDSLPPYEVLDAIMQQYMEEGRSGADIVAAGFKPEDVARITRLIKLSEYKRRQAPIGLRITSRAFGRDWRYPITSRFNEVL from the coding sequence ATAAAAATGCGTATTGCCCTTGCTCAAATCAATGTAACCGTTGGCGACTTTGTTGGTAATCTAGCGGCTATTGTGGCTGCTGCCCGTGACGCTTATCAACTAGGTGCTCGTTTAGTGGTTATGCCAGAGTTGGTTCTATCTGGCTATCCGCCTGAAGATTTGCTGTTGCGGCCATCATTTTATGCCGCAAGCGCTACTGCCCTAACGCAACTTGCCTCTGAGTTAAGTGTCTTCAAAGGGCTGCATGTAGTCGTCGGCCACCCCCATCGTATTGATGCTCATGCAAATCGGCCACTTAAATCTAACGTACCGCCGAGCGATACCTTTAATGCGGCCTCAGTTTTGCTAGATGGCCGTGTGCTTGGCACGTATCTCAAGCAAGAGCTTCCTAATACCGAGGTGTTTGACGAAAGGCGCTATTTTGCGACAGACCCAAAGCCCTATGTCTTTGAACTGGATGGCGTACGTTGCGCAATCCTGATTTGTGAAGATATTTGGTATCCGGCAGCAGCGCAAGAGGCAAAAGCTGCAGGTGCACAGCTTTTGCTTGTACCCAATGGCTCACCCTACCACCTCGGTAAGGATAACCTACGTATAGATATAGTACGTGCGCGCATCCGTGAAAGCGGGTTGCCGATCGTTTACGTGAACAATATCGGGGCGCAAGATGAGCTGGTGTTTGATGGTGGCTCTTTCGTGTGTAATGCGCAAGGGGAATGTGTCGCCCGCATGCCGCAATTTGAAGCCGGCATTGCATTGGTTGAGTTCGATGGAGCAACGCCACAACTTAGCAAAATTGCGCCTGAATCTTCTCTAGAAGCGCAAGTCTATGCAGCATTGGTCGTTGGCGTGCGTGATTATGTAGAGAAGAACAGTTTCCCTGGCGTGCTGATTGGCCTTTCAGGCGGGGTTGATTCGGCGTTGGTATTGGCTATTGCATGCGATGCGCTTGGGCCAGAGCGTGTTCGCGCAGTCATGATGCCATCATGCTATACCGCTGATATCTCAATTGCCGATGCACGCCAAATGGCTAGCCGTCTCAATATTCACTATGACGAAATCGAGATCACCTCAGTATTCGATACGTTCCGTTTATCACTTGCTAAAGTCTTCGATGGACTGGCCGAAGATACGACAGAAGAAAATATCCAGGCCCGCATCCGCGGTACTTTATTGATGGCGTTGTCGAATAAATCAGGCTCGATTGTGCTCACAACGGGCAACAAGAGCGAAATGGCAGTCGGGTACTGCACTTTATATGGCGATATGGCAGGTGGCTTTGCGGTGATTAAAGATATCGCCAAGACTTTAGTCTACCGGCTATGCCGCTACCGGAACACGAGCGATGCTTTTGTGCTTAAGCACATTATTCCTGAGCGTATCCTAACGCGTGCACCTTCTGCTGAGCTACGCGCGAATCAAACTGATCAAGACAGCCTACCGCCTTACGAAGTGCTAGATGCCATTATGCAGCAATATATGGAAGAGGGTCGTTCGGGCGCTGACATTGTGGCAGCTGGATTTAAGCCAGAAGATGTCGCGCGCATCACCCGGCTTATCAAGCTAAGCGAGTACAAACGGCGTCAAGCACCGATTGGTCTGCGCATTACTTCACGTGCCTTCGGGCGTGACTGGCGCTATCCGATTACCTCACGCTTTAACGAAGTATTGTGA
- the lolA gene encoding outer membrane lipoprotein chaperone LolA, with product MKLKTVTLLNFRLWLTRGLAVSAFTAASLAPPAYAGGSTYTNATEQLNNFVAQVQTAKGRFVQRQIKTDPKKMKDLPDQGTWPQEESGKSSGFFLFERPGKFIWTYEEPSRQVLQSDGEYFYIYDKELKQVIKRKLDRMLGVSPAAILFGSNDLNRNFRLRDIGKQAGLDWLELKPKAADTQFQRVIIGFRGGNLEAMKLFDLFGNVTLLVFTDMKKNPTVPPDRFKFTVPKGVDVIQG from the coding sequence ATGAAGCTTAAAACAGTAACTTTATTGAATTTTAGACTTTGGCTAACGAGAGGGCTAGCGGTCTCGGCGTTCACAGCGGCAAGCCTTGCACCACCTGCGTACGCCGGTGGATCTACCTACACTAATGCGACTGAGCAGCTGAATAATTTTGTTGCGCAAGTGCAAACGGCAAAAGGCCGTTTTGTTCAGCGGCAGATTAAAACTGACCCAAAGAAAATGAAAGACCTCCCTGACCAGGGTACATGGCCGCAGGAAGAAAGTGGTAAATCCAGTGGTTTTTTCTTATTCGAGCGGCCGGGTAAATTTATCTGGACTTATGAAGAGCCTTCCCGCCAAGTTCTGCAGTCTGATGGCGAATATTTTTATATCTACGATAAAGAGCTCAAGCAAGTCATCAAGCGTAAGCTTGACCGTATGCTAGGCGTCAGCCCAGCAGCGATTTTATTTGGCAGCAACGATCTTAATCGGAATTTCAGACTGCGCGATATTGGTAAACAAGCAGGGCTAGACTGGCTTGAGCTCAAGCCGAAAGCGGCCGATACGCAATTTCAGCGTGTCATTATTGGATTTAGAGGCGGGAATCTCGAGGCTATGAAATTGTTTGATCTATTCGGCAATGTCACTTTATTGGTTTTTACGGATATGAAGAAAAATCCGACAGTGCCTCCTGATCGTTTCAAATTCACCGTACCGAAAGGCGTCGATGTGATTCAGGGATGA